One part of the Eptesicus fuscus isolate TK198812 chromosome 20, DD_ASM_mEF_20220401, whole genome shotgun sequence genome encodes these proteins:
- the HDAC5 gene encoding histone deacetylase 5 isoform X5, whose product MNSPTDSADGMSGREPSLEILPRTPLHGIPVAVEVKPVLPGAMPSSMGGGGGGSPSPVELRGALAGSVDPALREQQLQQELLALKQQQQLQKQLLFAEFQKQHDHLTRQHEVQLQKHLKQQMLAAKRQQELEQQRQREQQRQEELEKQRLEQQLLILRNKEKSKESAIASTEVKLRLQEFLLSKSKEPTPGGLNHSLPQHPKCWGAHHASLDQSSPPQSGPPGTPPSYKLPLLGPYDSRDDFPLRKTASEPNLKVRSRLKQKVAERRSSPLLRRKDGTVISTFKKRAVEITGAGPGVSSVCNSAPGSGPSSPNSSHSTIAENGFTGSVPNIPTEMLPQHRALPLESSPNQFSLYTSPSLPNISLGLQATVTVTNSHLTASPKLSAQQEAERQALQSLRQGGALTGKFMSTSSIPGCLLGVTLEGDSSPHGHASLLQHVLLLEQARQQSTLIAVPLHGQSPLVTGERVATSMRTVGKLPRHRPLSRTQSSPLPQSPQALQQLVMQQQHQQFLEKQKQQQLQLGKILTKTGELPRQPTTHPEETEEELTEQQEALLGEGALTIPREGSTESESTQEDLEEEEGEEEEEEEEEEEEEEDCIQVKDEEGESGAEEGPDLEESRTGYRKVFSDAQQLQPLQVYQAPLSLSTVPHQALGRTQSSPAAPGGMKSPPDQPTKHLFTTGVVYDTFMLKHQCMCGNTHVHPEHAGRIQSIWSRLQETGLLSKCERIRGRKATLDEIQTVHSEYHTLLYGTSPLNRQKLDSKKLLGPISQKMYAMLPCGGIGVDSDTVWNEMHSSSAVRMAVGCLVELAFKVAAGELKNGFAIIRPPGHHAEESTAMGFCFFNSVAITTKLLQQKLNVGKVLIVDWDIHHGNGTQQAFYNDPSVLYISLHRYDNGNFFPGSGAPEEVGGGPGMGYNVNVAWTGGVDPPIGDVEYLTAFRTVVMPIAHEFSPDMVLVSAGFDAVEGHLSPLGGYSVTARCFGHLTRQLMTLAGGRVVLALEGGHDLTAICDASEACVSALLSVELQPLDETVLQQKPNINAVATLEKVIEIQSKHWSCVQRFAAGLGRSLREAQAGETEEAETVSAMALLSVGAEQAQAAAAREHSPRPAEEPMEQEPAL is encoded by the exons TGGAGGTGAAGCCGGTGTTGCCAGGAGCCATGCCCAGCTCCATGGGTGGCGGGGGTGGAGGCAGCCCCAGCCCAGTGGAGCTGCGGGGTGCTCTGGCAGGCTCTGTGGACCCTGCCCTgcgggagcagcagctgcagcaggagcTCCTGGCGctcaagcagcagcagcagctgcagaagCAGCTCCTGTTCGCCGAGTTCCAGAAACAGCATGACCACCTGACACGGCAGCATGAGGTCCAGCTGCAGAAGCACCTCAAG CAGCAGATGTTGGCAGCCAAGAGGCAGCAGGAGCtcgagcagcagcggcagcgggagcagcagcggcaggaggagctggagaagcAGCGGCTGGAACAGCAGCTGCTCATCCTGCGGAATAAGGAGAAGAGCAAAGAGA GTGCCATCGCCAGCACCGAGGTGAAGCTGAGGCTCCAGGAATTCCTCCTGTCGAAGTCAAAGGAGCCCACGCCAGGCGGCCTCAACCATTCCCTCCCGCAGCATCCCAAATGCTG GGGAGCCCACCATGCTTCTTTGGACCAGAGTTCCCCTCCCCAGAGTGGCCCCCCTGGGACGCCTCCCTCCTACAAACTGCCTTTGCTTGGGCCCTATGACAGCCGCGATGACTTCCCCCTCCGCAAAACAG CCTCTGAACCTAACTTGAAAGTGCGTTCAAGGCTAAAGCAGAAGGTGGCCGAGCGGAGAAGCAGTCCCCTCCTGCGTCGAAAGGATGGGACTGTCATTAGCACCTTTAAGAAGAGAGCTGTTGAGATCACAGGTGCCGGGCCTGGCG TGTCATCTGTGTGTAACAGCGCGCCAGGCTCTGGCCCCAGCTCTCCCAACAGCTCCCACAGCACCATCGCTGAGAACGGCTTTACTGGCTCAGTCCCCAACATCCCCACCGAG ATGCTCCCCCAGCACCGGGCCCTCCCTCTGGAAAGCTCTCCCAACCAGTTCAGCCTCTACACGTCTCCCTCTCTGCCCAACATCTCCCTAGGGCTGCAGGCCACAGTCACTGTCACCAACTCGCACCTCACT gcCTCCCCGAAACTGTCAGCACAGCAGGAGGCTGAGAGGCAGGCCCTTCAGTCCCTGCGGCAGGGTGGCGCACTGACTGGCAAGTTCATGAGCACATCCTCTATCCCCGGCTGCTTGCTGGGTGTGACACTGGAGGGCGACTCGAGCCCCCATGGGCACGCCTCTCTGCTGCAGCATGTGCTGTTGCTGGAGCAGGCCCGGCAGCAGAGCACCCTCATCGCTG TGCCGCTCCATGGGCAGTCCCCACTGGTGACGGGTGAACGAGTGGCTACCAGCATGCGGACGGTGGGCAAGCTCCCGAGGCACCGGCCCCTGAGCCGCACTCAGTCCTCGCCGCTaccccagagcccccaggccctgcagcagctggtcatgcagcagcagcaccagcagtTCCTGGAgaagcagaagcagcagcagctgcagctgggCAAG ATCCTCACGAAGACTGGGGAGCTGCCTCGacagcccaccacccaccccgAGGAGACAGAAGAGGAGCTCACAGAGCAGCAGGAGGCCTTGCTGGGGGAGGGAGCCCTCACCATACCCCGAGAAGGCTCCACGGAGAGTGAGAGCACGCAGGAGGacctggaagaggaggaaggggaggaggaagaggaggaggaggaggaggaagaggaggaggaggactgcATCCAGGTCAAGGATGAGGAGGGCGAGAGTGGCGCTGAGGAGGGACCTGACTTGGAGGAGTCCAGAACTGGTTACAGAaag gtGTTCTCAGATGCCCAGCAGTTGCAGCCACTACAGGTGTACCAGGCACCCCTCAGCCTGTCCACTGTGCCCCACCAGGCCCTTGGCCGAACCCAGTCCTCACCTGCTGCTCCTGGGGGCATGAAGAGCCCCCCAGACCAGCCCACCAAGCACCTCTTCACCACAG GCGTGGTTTACGACACATTCATGCTGAAGCACCAGTGCATGTGCggaaacacacacgtgcacccTGAGCATGCTGGCCGGATCCAGAGCATCTGGTCCCGGCTGCAGGAGACGGGCCTGCTCAGCAAGTGTGAG CGGATCCGAGGTCGAAAAGCCACACTGGACGAGATTCAGACGGTGCACTCTGAATACCATACCCTGCTCTATGGGACCAGCCCCCTCAACCGACAGAAGCTGGACAGCAAGAAGTTGCTTG gccccatCAGCCAGAAGATGTACGCCATGCTGCCTTGTGGGGGTATCGGG GTGGACAGTGACACTGTATGGAATGAGATGCACTCCTCCAGTGCCGTGCGCATGGCGGTGGGCTGCCTGGTGGAGCTGGCTTTCAAGGTGGCAGCTGGAGAGCTTAAG AATGGATTTGCCATCATCCGGCCCCCAGGACACCATGCTGAGGAATCCACAGCCAT ggGATTCTGCTTCTTCAACTCCGTAGCCATCACAACCAAACTCTTGCAGCAGAAGCTGAATGTGGGCAAGGTTCTCATCGTGGACTGG GACATTCACCATGGCAATGGCACCCAGCAAGCATTCTACAATGACCCCTCCGTGCTCTACATCTCCCTGCATCGCTACGACAATGGGAACTTCTTTCCAGGCTCCGGGGCTCCTGAAGAG GTTGGCGGAGGGCCGGGCATGGGGTACAATGTGAACGTGGCATGGACGGGAGGTGTGGACCCCCCCATCGGAGACGTGGAATACCTAACAGCCTTCAG GACAGTGGTGATGCCCATTGCCCACGAGTTCTCACCTGACATGGTCCTAGTCTCCGCCGGGTTTGATGCTGTTGAGGGACACCTGTCTCCGCTGGGTGGCTACTCTGTCACCGCCAGAT GTTTTGGCCACTTGACCAGGCAGCTGATGACGTTGGCAGGGGGCCGGGTGGTGCTGGCCCTGGAGGGAGGCCACGACTTGACCGCCATCTGTGATGCCTCTGAGGCCTGTGTCTCGGCTCTGCTCAGCGTGGAG CTACAGCCCTTGGATGAGACAGTCTTACAGCAAAAGCCCAACATCAACGCAGTGGCCACGCTAGAGAAAGTCATCGAGATCCAGA GCAAACACTGGAGTTGTGTGCAGAGGTTTGCTGCTGGTCTGGGTCGTTCCCTGCGGGAGGCCCAGGCAGGTGAGACGGAGGAGGCCGAGACTGTGAGCGCCATGGCCTTGCTGTCAGTGGGGGCCGAGCAGGCCCAGGCTGCTGCAGCCAGGGAGCACAGCCCCAG gccagcagaggaaccTATGGAGCAGGAGCCTGCCCTATGA
- the HDAC5 gene encoding histone deacetylase 5 isoform X1 → MNSPTDSDGMSGREPSLEILPRTPLHGIPVAVEVKPVLPGAMPSSMGGGGGGSPSPVELRGALAGSVDPALREQQLQQELLALKQQQQLQKQLLFAEFQKQHDHLTRQHEVQLQKHLKVSEGGAGGPPRPLTPAWTCSPCLPLPPAPVPLQQQQMLAAKRQQELEQQRQREQQRQEELEKQRLEQQLLILRNKEKSKESAIASTEVKLRLQEFLLSKSKEPTPGGLNHSLPQHPKCWGAHHASLDQSSPPQSGPPGTPPSYKLPLLGPYDSRDDFPLRKTASEPNLKVRSRLKQKVAERRSSPLLRRKDGTVISTFKKRAVEITGAGPGVSSVCNSAPGSGPSSPNSSHSTIAENGFTGSVPNIPTEMLPQHRALPLESSPNQFSLYTSPSLPNISLGLQATVTVTNSHLTASPKLSAQQEAERQALQSLRQGGALTGKFMSTSSIPGCLLGVTLEGDSSPHGHASLLQHVLLLEQARQQSTLIAVPLHGQSPLVTGERVATSMRTVGKLPRHRPLSRTQSSPLPQSPQALQQLVMQQQHQQFLEKQKQQQLQLGKILTKTGELPRQPTTHPEETEEELTEQQEALLGEGALTIPREGSTESESTQEDLEEEEGEEEEEEEEEEEEEEDCIQVKDEEGESGAEEGPDLEESRTGYRKVFSDAQQLQPLQVYQAPLSLSTVPHQALGRTQSSPAAPGGMKSPPDQPTKHLFTTGVVYDTFMLKHQCMCGNTHVHPEHAGRIQSIWSRLQETGLLSKCERIRGRKATLDEIQTVHSEYHTLLYGTSPLNRQKLDSKKLLGPISQKMYAMLPCGGIGVDSDTVWNEMHSSSAVRMAVGCLVELAFKVAAGELKNGFAIIRPPGHHAEESTAMGFCFFNSVAITTKLLQQKLNVGKVLIVDWDIHHGNGTQQAFYNDPSVLYISLHRYDNGNFFPGSGAPEEVGGGPGMGYNVNVAWTGGVDPPIGDVEYLTAFRTVVMPIAHEFSPDMVLVSAGFDAVEGHLSPLGGYSVTARCFGHLTRQLMTLAGGRVVLALEGGHDLTAICDASEACVSALLSVELQPLDETVLQQKPNINAVATLEKVIEIQSKHWSCVQRFAAGLGRSLREAQAGETEEAETVSAMALLSVGAEQAQAAAAREHSPRPAEEPMEQEPAL, encoded by the exons TGGAGGTGAAGCCGGTGTTGCCAGGAGCCATGCCCAGCTCCATGGGTGGCGGGGGTGGAGGCAGCCCCAGCCCAGTGGAGCTGCGGGGTGCTCTGGCAGGCTCTGTGGACCCTGCCCTgcgggagcagcagctgcagcaggagcTCCTGGCGctcaagcagcagcagcagctgcagaagCAGCTCCTGTTCGCCGAGTTCCAGAAACAGCATGACCACCTGACACGGCAGCATGAGGTCCAGCTGCAGAAGCACCTCAAGGTGAGcgaggggggtgcgggggggccaCCCAGACCTCTGACCCCCGCCTGGACCTGCtcaccctgcctccccctgccccccgcccccgtgccttTGCAGCAGCAGCAGATGTTGGCAGCCAAGAGGCAGCAGGAGCtcgagcagcagcggcagcgggagcagcagcggcaggaggagctggagaagcAGCGGCTGGAACAGCAGCTGCTCATCCTGCGGAATAAGGAGAAGAGCAAAGAGA GTGCCATCGCCAGCACCGAGGTGAAGCTGAGGCTCCAGGAATTCCTCCTGTCGAAGTCAAAGGAGCCCACGCCAGGCGGCCTCAACCATTCCCTCCCGCAGCATCCCAAATGCTG GGGAGCCCACCATGCTTCTTTGGACCAGAGTTCCCCTCCCCAGAGTGGCCCCCCTGGGACGCCTCCCTCCTACAAACTGCCTTTGCTTGGGCCCTATGACAGCCGCGATGACTTCCCCCTCCGCAAAACAG CCTCTGAACCTAACTTGAAAGTGCGTTCAAGGCTAAAGCAGAAGGTGGCCGAGCGGAGAAGCAGTCCCCTCCTGCGTCGAAAGGATGGGACTGTCATTAGCACCTTTAAGAAGAGAGCTGTTGAGATCACAGGTGCCGGGCCTGGCG TGTCATCTGTGTGTAACAGCGCGCCAGGCTCTGGCCCCAGCTCTCCCAACAGCTCCCACAGCACCATCGCTGAGAACGGCTTTACTGGCTCAGTCCCCAACATCCCCACCGAG ATGCTCCCCCAGCACCGGGCCCTCCCTCTGGAAAGCTCTCCCAACCAGTTCAGCCTCTACACGTCTCCCTCTCTGCCCAACATCTCCCTAGGGCTGCAGGCCACAGTCACTGTCACCAACTCGCACCTCACT gcCTCCCCGAAACTGTCAGCACAGCAGGAGGCTGAGAGGCAGGCCCTTCAGTCCCTGCGGCAGGGTGGCGCACTGACTGGCAAGTTCATGAGCACATCCTCTATCCCCGGCTGCTTGCTGGGTGTGACACTGGAGGGCGACTCGAGCCCCCATGGGCACGCCTCTCTGCTGCAGCATGTGCTGTTGCTGGAGCAGGCCCGGCAGCAGAGCACCCTCATCGCTG TGCCGCTCCATGGGCAGTCCCCACTGGTGACGGGTGAACGAGTGGCTACCAGCATGCGGACGGTGGGCAAGCTCCCGAGGCACCGGCCCCTGAGCCGCACTCAGTCCTCGCCGCTaccccagagcccccaggccctgcagcagctggtcatgcagcagcagcaccagcagtTCCTGGAgaagcagaagcagcagcagctgcagctgggCAAG ATCCTCACGAAGACTGGGGAGCTGCCTCGacagcccaccacccaccccgAGGAGACAGAAGAGGAGCTCACAGAGCAGCAGGAGGCCTTGCTGGGGGAGGGAGCCCTCACCATACCCCGAGAAGGCTCCACGGAGAGTGAGAGCACGCAGGAGGacctggaagaggaggaaggggaggaggaagaggaggaggaggaggaggaagaggaggaggaggactgcATCCAGGTCAAGGATGAGGAGGGCGAGAGTGGCGCTGAGGAGGGACCTGACTTGGAGGAGTCCAGAACTGGTTACAGAaag gtGTTCTCAGATGCCCAGCAGTTGCAGCCACTACAGGTGTACCAGGCACCCCTCAGCCTGTCCACTGTGCCCCACCAGGCCCTTGGCCGAACCCAGTCCTCACCTGCTGCTCCTGGGGGCATGAAGAGCCCCCCAGACCAGCCCACCAAGCACCTCTTCACCACAG GCGTGGTTTACGACACATTCATGCTGAAGCACCAGTGCATGTGCggaaacacacacgtgcacccTGAGCATGCTGGCCGGATCCAGAGCATCTGGTCCCGGCTGCAGGAGACGGGCCTGCTCAGCAAGTGTGAG CGGATCCGAGGTCGAAAAGCCACACTGGACGAGATTCAGACGGTGCACTCTGAATACCATACCCTGCTCTATGGGACCAGCCCCCTCAACCGACAGAAGCTGGACAGCAAGAAGTTGCTTG gccccatCAGCCAGAAGATGTACGCCATGCTGCCTTGTGGGGGTATCGGG GTGGACAGTGACACTGTATGGAATGAGATGCACTCCTCCAGTGCCGTGCGCATGGCGGTGGGCTGCCTGGTGGAGCTGGCTTTCAAGGTGGCAGCTGGAGAGCTTAAG AATGGATTTGCCATCATCCGGCCCCCAGGACACCATGCTGAGGAATCCACAGCCAT ggGATTCTGCTTCTTCAACTCCGTAGCCATCACAACCAAACTCTTGCAGCAGAAGCTGAATGTGGGCAAGGTTCTCATCGTGGACTGG GACATTCACCATGGCAATGGCACCCAGCAAGCATTCTACAATGACCCCTCCGTGCTCTACATCTCCCTGCATCGCTACGACAATGGGAACTTCTTTCCAGGCTCCGGGGCTCCTGAAGAG GTTGGCGGAGGGCCGGGCATGGGGTACAATGTGAACGTGGCATGGACGGGAGGTGTGGACCCCCCCATCGGAGACGTGGAATACCTAACAGCCTTCAG GACAGTGGTGATGCCCATTGCCCACGAGTTCTCACCTGACATGGTCCTAGTCTCCGCCGGGTTTGATGCTGTTGAGGGACACCTGTCTCCGCTGGGTGGCTACTCTGTCACCGCCAGAT GTTTTGGCCACTTGACCAGGCAGCTGATGACGTTGGCAGGGGGCCGGGTGGTGCTGGCCCTGGAGGGAGGCCACGACTTGACCGCCATCTGTGATGCCTCTGAGGCCTGTGTCTCGGCTCTGCTCAGCGTGGAG CTACAGCCCTTGGATGAGACAGTCTTACAGCAAAAGCCCAACATCAACGCAGTGGCCACGCTAGAGAAAGTCATCGAGATCCAGA GCAAACACTGGAGTTGTGTGCAGAGGTTTGCTGCTGGTCTGGGTCGTTCCCTGCGGGAGGCCCAGGCAGGTGAGACGGAGGAGGCCGAGACTGTGAGCGCCATGGCCTTGCTGTCAGTGGGGGCCGAGCAGGCCCAGGCTGCTGCAGCCAGGGAGCACAGCCCCAG gccagcagaggaaccTATGGAGCAGGAGCCTGCCCTATGA
- the HDAC5 gene encoding histone deacetylase 5 isoform X6: MNSPTDSVEVKPVLPGAMPSSMGGGGGGSPSPVELRGALAGSVDPALREQQLQQELLALKQQQQLQKQLLFAEFQKQHDHLTRQHEVQLQKHLKQQQMLAAKRQQELEQQRQREQQRQEELEKQRLEQQLLILRNKEKSKESAIASTEVKLRLQEFLLSKSKEPTPGGLNHSLPQHPKCWGAHHASLDQSSPPQSGPPGTPPSYKLPLLGPYDSRDDFPLRKTASEPNLKVRSRLKQKVAERRSSPLLRRKDGTVISTFKKRAVEITGAGPGVSSVCNSAPGSGPSSPNSSHSTIAENGFTGSVPNIPTEMLPQHRALPLESSPNQFSLYTSPSLPNISLGLQATVTVTNSHLTASPKLSAQQEAERQALQSLRQGGALTGKFMSTSSIPGCLLGVTLEGDSSPHGHASLLQHVLLLEQARQQSTLIAVPLHGQSPLVTGERVATSMRTVGKLPRHRPLSRTQSSPLPQSPQALQQLVMQQQHQQFLEKQKQQQLQLGKILTKTGELPRQPTTHPEETEEELTEQQEALLGEGALTIPREGSTESESTQEDLEEEEGEEEEEEEEEEEEEEDCIQVKDEEGESGAEEGPDLEESRTGYRKVFSDAQQLQPLQVYQAPLSLSTVPHQALGRTQSSPAAPGGMKSPPDQPTKHLFTTGVVYDTFMLKHQCMCGNTHVHPEHAGRIQSIWSRLQETGLLSKCERIRGRKATLDEIQTVHSEYHTLLYGTSPLNRQKLDSKKLLGPISQKMYAMLPCGGIGVDSDTVWNEMHSSSAVRMAVGCLVELAFKVAAGELKNGFAIIRPPGHHAEESTAMGFCFFNSVAITTKLLQQKLNVGKVLIVDWDIHHGNGTQQAFYNDPSVLYISLHRYDNGNFFPGSGAPEEVGGGPGMGYNVNVAWTGGVDPPIGDVEYLTAFRTVVMPIAHEFSPDMVLVSAGFDAVEGHLSPLGGYSVTARCFGHLTRQLMTLAGGRVVLALEGGHDLTAICDASEACVSALLSVELQPLDETVLQQKPNINAVATLEKVIEIQSKHWSCVQRFAAGLGRSLREAQAGETEEAETVSAMALLSVGAEQAQAAAAREHSPRPAEEPMEQEPAL, encoded by the exons TGGAGGTGAAGCCGGTGTTGCCAGGAGCCATGCCCAGCTCCATGGGTGGCGGGGGTGGAGGCAGCCCCAGCCCAGTGGAGCTGCGGGGTGCTCTGGCAGGCTCTGTGGACCCTGCCCTgcgggagcagcagctgcagcaggagcTCCTGGCGctcaagcagcagcagcagctgcagaagCAGCTCCTGTTCGCCGAGTTCCAGAAACAGCATGACCACCTGACACGGCAGCATGAGGTCCAGCTGCAGAAGCACCTCAAG CAGCAGCAGATGTTGGCAGCCAAGAGGCAGCAGGAGCtcgagcagcagcggcagcgggagcagcagcggcaggaggagctggagaagcAGCGGCTGGAACAGCAGCTGCTCATCCTGCGGAATAAGGAGAAGAGCAAAGAGA GTGCCATCGCCAGCACCGAGGTGAAGCTGAGGCTCCAGGAATTCCTCCTGTCGAAGTCAAAGGAGCCCACGCCAGGCGGCCTCAACCATTCCCTCCCGCAGCATCCCAAATGCTG GGGAGCCCACCATGCTTCTTTGGACCAGAGTTCCCCTCCCCAGAGTGGCCCCCCTGGGACGCCTCCCTCCTACAAACTGCCTTTGCTTGGGCCCTATGACAGCCGCGATGACTTCCCCCTCCGCAAAACAG CCTCTGAACCTAACTTGAAAGTGCGTTCAAGGCTAAAGCAGAAGGTGGCCGAGCGGAGAAGCAGTCCCCTCCTGCGTCGAAAGGATGGGACTGTCATTAGCACCTTTAAGAAGAGAGCTGTTGAGATCACAGGTGCCGGGCCTGGCG TGTCATCTGTGTGTAACAGCGCGCCAGGCTCTGGCCCCAGCTCTCCCAACAGCTCCCACAGCACCATCGCTGAGAACGGCTTTACTGGCTCAGTCCCCAACATCCCCACCGAG ATGCTCCCCCAGCACCGGGCCCTCCCTCTGGAAAGCTCTCCCAACCAGTTCAGCCTCTACACGTCTCCCTCTCTGCCCAACATCTCCCTAGGGCTGCAGGCCACAGTCACTGTCACCAACTCGCACCTCACT gcCTCCCCGAAACTGTCAGCACAGCAGGAGGCTGAGAGGCAGGCCCTTCAGTCCCTGCGGCAGGGTGGCGCACTGACTGGCAAGTTCATGAGCACATCCTCTATCCCCGGCTGCTTGCTGGGTGTGACACTGGAGGGCGACTCGAGCCCCCATGGGCACGCCTCTCTGCTGCAGCATGTGCTGTTGCTGGAGCAGGCCCGGCAGCAGAGCACCCTCATCGCTG TGCCGCTCCATGGGCAGTCCCCACTGGTGACGGGTGAACGAGTGGCTACCAGCATGCGGACGGTGGGCAAGCTCCCGAGGCACCGGCCCCTGAGCCGCACTCAGTCCTCGCCGCTaccccagagcccccaggccctgcagcagctggtcatgcagcagcagcaccagcagtTCCTGGAgaagcagaagcagcagcagctgcagctgggCAAG ATCCTCACGAAGACTGGGGAGCTGCCTCGacagcccaccacccaccccgAGGAGACAGAAGAGGAGCTCACAGAGCAGCAGGAGGCCTTGCTGGGGGAGGGAGCCCTCACCATACCCCGAGAAGGCTCCACGGAGAGTGAGAGCACGCAGGAGGacctggaagaggaggaaggggaggaggaagaggaggaggaggaggaggaagaggaggaggaggactgcATCCAGGTCAAGGATGAGGAGGGCGAGAGTGGCGCTGAGGAGGGACCTGACTTGGAGGAGTCCAGAACTGGTTACAGAaag gtGTTCTCAGATGCCCAGCAGTTGCAGCCACTACAGGTGTACCAGGCACCCCTCAGCCTGTCCACTGTGCCCCACCAGGCCCTTGGCCGAACCCAGTCCTCACCTGCTGCTCCTGGGGGCATGAAGAGCCCCCCAGACCAGCCCACCAAGCACCTCTTCACCACAG GCGTGGTTTACGACACATTCATGCTGAAGCACCAGTGCATGTGCggaaacacacacgtgcacccTGAGCATGCTGGCCGGATCCAGAGCATCTGGTCCCGGCTGCAGGAGACGGGCCTGCTCAGCAAGTGTGAG CGGATCCGAGGTCGAAAAGCCACACTGGACGAGATTCAGACGGTGCACTCTGAATACCATACCCTGCTCTATGGGACCAGCCCCCTCAACCGACAGAAGCTGGACAGCAAGAAGTTGCTTG gccccatCAGCCAGAAGATGTACGCCATGCTGCCTTGTGGGGGTATCGGG GTGGACAGTGACACTGTATGGAATGAGATGCACTCCTCCAGTGCCGTGCGCATGGCGGTGGGCTGCCTGGTGGAGCTGGCTTTCAAGGTGGCAGCTGGAGAGCTTAAG AATGGATTTGCCATCATCCGGCCCCCAGGACACCATGCTGAGGAATCCACAGCCAT ggGATTCTGCTTCTTCAACTCCGTAGCCATCACAACCAAACTCTTGCAGCAGAAGCTGAATGTGGGCAAGGTTCTCATCGTGGACTGG GACATTCACCATGGCAATGGCACCCAGCAAGCATTCTACAATGACCCCTCCGTGCTCTACATCTCCCTGCATCGCTACGACAATGGGAACTTCTTTCCAGGCTCCGGGGCTCCTGAAGAG GTTGGCGGAGGGCCGGGCATGGGGTACAATGTGAACGTGGCATGGACGGGAGGTGTGGACCCCCCCATCGGAGACGTGGAATACCTAACAGCCTTCAG GACAGTGGTGATGCCCATTGCCCACGAGTTCTCACCTGACATGGTCCTAGTCTCCGCCGGGTTTGATGCTGTTGAGGGACACCTGTCTCCGCTGGGTGGCTACTCTGTCACCGCCAGAT GTTTTGGCCACTTGACCAGGCAGCTGATGACGTTGGCAGGGGGCCGGGTGGTGCTGGCCCTGGAGGGAGGCCACGACTTGACCGCCATCTGTGATGCCTCTGAGGCCTGTGTCTCGGCTCTGCTCAGCGTGGAG CTACAGCCCTTGGATGAGACAGTCTTACAGCAAAAGCCCAACATCAACGCAGTGGCCACGCTAGAGAAAGTCATCGAGATCCAGA GCAAACACTGGAGTTGTGTGCAGAGGTTTGCTGCTGGTCTGGGTCGTTCCCTGCGGGAGGCCCAGGCAGGTGAGACGGAGGAGGCCGAGACTGTGAGCGCCATGGCCTTGCTGTCAGTGGGGGCCGAGCAGGCCCAGGCTGCTGCAGCCAGGGAGCACAGCCCCAG gccagcagaggaaccTATGGAGCAGGAGCCTGCCCTATGA